The following proteins are co-located in the Paenibacillus sp. FSL H8-0079 genome:
- a CDS encoding Gfo/Idh/MocA family oxidoreductase, translated as MSKLKVAVIGAGSISDCHLQAYASNPDVEIYAICDLNAERAAEVAKQYNAPHVFTDYKELLVLPEIHSVSICTWNDSHAEISIAALDAGKNVLCEKPLCQTVEDALEVEKAVHRSGKLLQVGFVRRYSDNAQILKKFIDEGELGEIYYAKASSLRRLGNPGGWFSDINRSGGGPLIDIGVHVIDICWYLMGRPKVKSVSANVSNRLGNRSNINNLSFYKAADYDAEQNTVEDMANALIRFENGASLLVDVSFTLHAKADETSVKLYGDKGGAELEPEISIIGEKFNTILNMTPQVDFKSFDFMGSFRNEINHFIDSTQGRKETLSPVEDGVEVMKMLCAIYESARQGREITL; from the coding sequence ATGTCCAAATTGAAAGTCGCCGTCATCGGTGCCGGATCCATATCCGATTGCCATTTGCAAGCCTACGCCAGTAACCCGGACGTTGAAATATATGCCATCTGTGACCTGAATGCAGAACGTGCCGCAGAAGTCGCGAAGCAATATAATGCACCTCATGTGTTTACCGATTACAAAGAATTGCTCGTACTGCCCGAGATCCATTCCGTCAGCATCTGTACATGGAACGACTCCCATGCGGAGATCAGCATTGCTGCTCTGGACGCGGGCAAAAACGTGTTATGTGAGAAACCACTCTGCCAAACGGTGGAGGATGCTCTCGAAGTAGAGAAGGCAGTTCATCGCAGCGGAAAGCTGCTGCAAGTGGGTTTTGTTCGCCGCTATAGCGACAATGCACAGATTCTGAAGAAGTTTATCGACGAGGGTGAACTGGGCGAGATCTATTATGCTAAGGCCTCCAGTCTGCGTCGTCTGGGCAATCCGGGTGGCTGGTTCTCGGATATCAACCGTTCCGGTGGTGGTCCGCTGATCGATATCGGGGTGCATGTAATCGACATTTGCTGGTATCTGATGGGCAGACCAAAGGTTAAATCCGTCTCCGCTAACGTATCCAATCGATTAGGGAACCGCTCGAACATTAACAATCTGTCGTTCTACAAAGCAGCGGACTATGATGCGGAACAGAACACCGTTGAAGACATGGCAAATGCCCTGATTCGTTTCGAGAACGGTGCGAGCCTACTCGTGGATGTCAGCTTCACGCTCCATGCCAAAGCGGATGAGACTTCGGTCAAACTATATGGGGACAAAGGCGGTGCCGAGCTGGAGCCGGAAATTTCGATCATAGGTGAGAAATTCAACACCATTTTGAACATGACCCCACAGGTGGATTTCAAATCCTTCGATTTTATGGGATCGTTCCGCAATGAAATCAACCATTTTATCGATAGCACACAGGGCCGCAAAGAAACACTTAGCCCCGTCGAAGACGGCGTCGAGGTAATGAAAATGCTCTGCGCCATCTACGAATCAGCCCGCCAGGGACGCGAAATCACGCTGTAA
- a CDS encoding alpha-L-fucosidase — protein MSETNETVLEQEEQIVEAGVHNFSKEDEWIKPEDPLLNERLEWFKDQKLGLMMHWGPYSQLGLVESWALSDEDGDWSRDDIDWTDDMEDFKREYFDLNKTFNPIRFQPEEWAQMAVDNGFKYFLFTTKHHDGFCMWDTKTTDYRITGKDTPFHTHKYADICRALFDAFRAKGLGISAYFSKADWHTPYYWAPGMERGRHMWRGPSYDPHKYPWLWEKFVEFTHEQIMELLTNYGRIECLWLDAGWVREGRHGQDIRLGEVVERARQTTQPWLLSADRTVGGPYENIVTPEQTIPEHPMNIPWESCITVGNSFAFGFDDQYKTGRQLAHILLEVVSKGGNLALNVGPQPDGRLPKGAIRGIKGLGEWLGTHGEGVYGTRICGPYFTKDWAFTQKEEINTVYAFRLYRNGNETVQPQLIIPYLEKVERIELIGSDDVLSYQHTEDGLLVELPQSAATSEAPITHTFRLITST, from the coding sequence ATGAGCGAAACCAATGAAACCGTACTGGAGCAGGAAGAGCAGATCGTCGAAGCCGGCGTGCACAATTTTAGCAAAGAGGACGAATGGATCAAACCGGAAGATCCGCTGCTGAATGAGCGGCTGGAGTGGTTCAAAGACCAGAAGCTGGGGCTGATGATGCACTGGGGACCCTATTCCCAGCTTGGTCTCGTGGAATCCTGGGCGCTGAGCGACGAGGATGGCGATTGGTCGCGCGATGACATCGACTGGACGGATGACATGGAAGACTTCAAGCGGGAATATTTCGATCTGAATAAAACCTTCAATCCGATTCGTTTCCAACCCGAGGAATGGGCACAGATGGCGGTAGATAACGGGTTCAAATACTTCCTGTTCACCACCAAGCACCATGACGGTTTCTGCATGTGGGATACCAAGACGACGGATTACCGGATTACGGGTAAGGACACGCCTTTTCATACCCATAAGTATGCGGACATCTGTCGAGCACTGTTTGACGCTTTTCGGGCGAAAGGACTCGGCATCTCAGCGTATTTCTCCAAAGCGGACTGGCATACCCCGTATTACTGGGCACCGGGCATGGAGCGTGGACGTCATATGTGGCGCGGCCCTTCGTATGATCCCCATAAGTATCCATGGCTGTGGGAGAAATTCGTGGAGTTCACACATGAGCAGATCATGGAGTTGCTGACGAATTACGGGCGAATCGAATGTCTGTGGCTGGATGCCGGCTGGGTGCGCGAAGGTCGCCATGGTCAGGATATCAGGCTGGGAGAAGTCGTGGAACGGGCGCGTCAGACCACACAACCTTGGCTTCTGTCCGCAGATCGCACCGTGGGTGGGCCGTATGAGAATATTGTTACCCCCGAGCAAACCATACCGGAACATCCGATGAACATTCCATGGGAAAGTTGTATTACCGTGGGGAACTCCTTTGCTTTTGGATTTGATGATCAGTATAAAACGGGAAGACAGCTGGCACATATTCTACTCGAAGTCGTGTCCAAGGGTGGTAACCTGGCACTGAATGTAGGACCGCAACCCGATGGGCGTCTGCCAAAAGGGGCTATTCGAGGCATCAAGGGCCTCGGTGAATGGTTGGGTACTCATGGAGAAGGCGTCTATGGAACCCGGATCTGCGGGCCATATTTTACGAAAGATTGGGCTTTCACCCAGAAGGAAGAGATCAACACCGTATATGCCTTCCGGTTATACCGTAACGGGAATGAGACCGTACAACCACAGTTAATCATTCCTTATCTGGAAAAGGTAGAGCGGATCGAACTCATCGGTAGCGATGACGTACTTTCGTATCAGCATACGGAAGACGGGCTGCTCGTGGAACTGCCACAATCCGCTGCAACGAGTGAAGCGCCGATCACACATACGTTCAGATTGATCACAAGCACATAG
- a CDS encoding ABC transporter permease subunit, whose amino-acid sequence MELQQRKHVEPKRQHPFIKSLKKHWELYLLVLPPVLYLLIFKYIPMVGVQIAFKDFSVVKGIWGSPWVGFKHFEAFFQSPNFWLLIKNTIGISFYSLIAGFPIPILLALALNEIRTGYFKKTVQMVTYAPHFISTVVMVSIIILMLSPHVGVVDKLFTLLGFPMTNFMGIPEYFKSIYVWSGVWQGMGYSSIIYIAALAGVDPSLYEAAKMDGASRLRKIWHIDLPSLVPVTVIMLILSLGSIMGVGFEKIYLMQNPLNTSASEVISTYVYKVGLIGANFSFSSAVGFFNSIINLILLVIVNGISRKVSQNSLW is encoded by the coding sequence ATGGAACTCCAACAGAGGAAGCATGTGGAGCCCAAGCGGCAGCATCCATTCATCAAAAGCCTCAAGAAACACTGGGAACTCTACCTGCTCGTGTTGCCCCCGGTATTGTATCTGTTGATCTTCAAGTACATCCCTATGGTGGGTGTCCAAATCGCCTTCAAGGACTTCAGTGTAGTCAAAGGAATCTGGGGAAGCCCGTGGGTCGGATTCAAACACTTTGAAGCCTTCTTCCAATCTCCAAACTTCTGGCTGTTAATCAAAAACACGATAGGCATCAGCTTCTATTCCTTAATTGCCGGTTTCCCAATCCCCATCTTGCTGGCGCTGGCGCTGAATGAGATTCGAACGGGTTACTTCAAGAAGACCGTGCAGATGGTCACTTACGCTCCGCATTTTATCTCAACGGTTGTTATGGTATCCATTATCATTCTGATGCTCTCCCCGCATGTCGGCGTGGTAGACAAGCTGTTCACACTGCTCGGCTTCCCGATGACGAACTTCATGGGTATTCCGGAATACTTCAAATCGATCTATGTCTGGTCAGGTGTGTGGCAGGGCATGGGATATTCATCAATTATATATATCGCAGCTCTTGCTGGTGTTGATCCATCTCTCTATGAAGCAGCAAAGATGGACGGCGCATCAAGGCTTCGGAAAATATGGCACATCGACCTCCCGTCGCTCGTTCCAGTCACCGTTATCATGCTGATTCTGAGTCTGGGCAGCATTATGGGCGTGGGCTTTGAGAAAATATACCTGATGCAGAATCCACTCAACACAAGCGCTTCGGAGGTCATCTCCACGTATGTGTACAAGGTGGGTCTGATCGGAGCGAATTTCAGCTTCTCCTCGGCAGTAGGATTCTTCAACTCCATTATCAACCTGATCCTGCTGGTTATCGTCAACGGCATATCGCGCAAAGTATCCCAGAACAGCTTGTGGTAA
- a CDS encoding carbohydrate ABC transporter permease, whose product MFNLINRNRIKDPLGDRIFMTFNYIFLFAILLTVFYPLLYIISSSFSSSRAVTSGQVWLFPVDFNIKAYISIFKSQQLMLGFYNTIIYTVVGTFINVVLTVMLAYPLSRKSFYGRGAIIIFMMITMFFDGGLIPTYLLMKDLHLLDTRWAMWLPGALAVFQVIVARTFFQSSIPEELGEAAEMDGCRDIRYLISVVLPLSKPILAVMTLMYAVGHWNAYFDALIYLRSEKLFPLQYVLRNLLILNAADPAMLANTSQQMRDQGFEQVLKYALIVVASIPILIMYPFVQKHFVKGVMVGSLKG is encoded by the coding sequence ATGTTCAACCTGATTAATCGTAACCGGATCAAGGACCCGCTCGGTGACCGCATTTTCATGACATTCAACTATATCTTTCTGTTCGCCATACTGCTAACAGTGTTTTATCCGCTTTTGTATATCATCAGTTCTTCGTTCAGCTCTTCACGAGCCGTGACATCCGGTCAGGTGTGGCTGTTCCCGGTAGACTTTAACATCAAGGCGTACATCTCCATTTTCAAAAGCCAACAGCTTATGCTCGGTTTCTATAACACGATCATCTACACCGTGGTGGGCACGTTCATTAACGTGGTGCTGACCGTCATGCTGGCGTATCCTTTGTCACGAAAATCGTTTTATGGACGAGGGGCCATCATTATTTTCATGATGATCACGATGTTCTTTGATGGCGGTCTGATTCCCACCTACCTCTTGATGAAGGATTTGCACCTGCTCGATACACGTTGGGCGATGTGGCTGCCGGGGGCGCTCGCAGTATTCCAGGTCATCGTGGCAAGGACTTTCTTCCAATCTTCCATCCCGGAAGAACTCGGGGAGGCCGCGGAAATGGACGGTTGCCGGGATATCCGGTATCTGATCAGCGTAGTTCTTCCCTTATCAAAGCCCATTCTGGCGGTCATGACACTCATGTATGCCGTAGGTCACTGGAATGCGTACTTTGATGCACTGATATACCTGCGTTCCGAGAAATTGTTTCCTCTACAATACGTGCTTCGCAATCTGCTTATCCTGAACGCGGCTGATCCGGCGATGCTCGCCAATACCAGCCAACAGATGCGGGACCAAGGGTTCGAGCAGGTGTTGAAATATGCACTGATCGTTGTGGCGAGTATTCCAATTCTGATCATGTATCCATTTGTACAGAAGCATTTTGTTAAAGGAGTCATGGTTGGTTCCCTCAAAGGTTAA
- a CDS encoding ABC transporter substrate-binding protein, with amino-acid sequence MRKSWISMLFLVFASMALLSACSSSEESGGSSDGSGESGGPVTMTLFAPQGKASMEENEFTQFIEDKFDVTLKWDLAPTDALQDRRQLLLASGDYPEVFLHGKFTTSDLQTYGKQGVFLPLQDLIQKYGPNLTKIIEEKPYFKEAITAPDGNIYALPIFNECYHCTYAQKYWINTEWLDNLGLKMPTTTDELYTVLKAFKTQDPNGNGKADEIPLTGAPNKYVWNGNIDAYLMNSFIYNDNDKYLIVNDGKVSFAANQEGWKKGLEYMNKLYADGLIDPASFTQNDQAIGQLGNKEGDEVVGSITTALVSYLVNTYDKDITRHQHWEIVPPLKGPDGVQTTGATQSVGEFEFAITNKATEAQQIAAIKIVDYMFSEEGALYAEYGPTEGKGWKKADADEKNINGEPAKYSYYNLPERDPNVVVNESWSQIGAHDLSNTFRNLFAEGQNPLEAEGYGTRLAQATNVYEPYAPKEVYPANVFIRPEDTESAAQLTTAIKDYVQTNMAQFIIGSKSIDKEWDSYVKGFDGLGLSNYLEIYQRAIEKNQ; translated from the coding sequence TTGAGAAAATCTTGGATTTCGATGTTGTTTCTGGTCTTTGCTTCGATGGCTTTGTTGTCCGCATGCAGTTCATCCGAGGAATCGGGTGGAAGTAGCGACGGTAGCGGGGAGAGCGGCGGTCCTGTAACCATGACCCTCTTTGCTCCGCAAGGCAAAGCGTCCATGGAAGAGAATGAATTTACCCAATTTATCGAAGACAAGTTCGACGTTACCCTAAAATGGGATCTGGCCCCAACGGACGCTTTGCAGGATCGCAGACAATTGCTGCTGGCTAGTGGTGATTATCCGGAAGTATTTCTTCACGGCAAGTTCACCACCTCAGACCTTCAAACCTATGGAAAACAGGGCGTGTTCCTTCCGCTACAAGATCTGATTCAGAAGTATGGTCCGAACCTGACCAAGATTATAGAAGAGAAGCCATACTTCAAAGAAGCCATTACGGCACCGGACGGCAACATCTATGCGCTGCCTATCTTCAATGAATGTTACCACTGTACGTATGCACAGAAATACTGGATCAACACGGAATGGCTCGATAATTTGGGCCTGAAAATGCCAACCACAACTGATGAACTGTATACCGTTCTGAAGGCGTTTAAGACACAAGATCCAAACGGTAACGGGAAAGCGGACGAGATTCCACTTACAGGCGCACCGAACAAGTATGTATGGAATGGCAACATTGATGCCTACCTGATGAATAGCTTTATATACAATGACAACGACAAATATCTGATCGTGAACGATGGCAAGGTGAGTTTTGCCGCCAATCAGGAAGGCTGGAAGAAAGGGCTGGAGTACATGAACAAGCTCTATGCAGATGGCCTGATTGATCCGGCTTCCTTTACACAGAATGATCAGGCGATTGGACAGCTGGGGAACAAGGAAGGCGATGAAGTGGTCGGCTCCATTACAACGGCGCTGGTCAGTTATCTCGTGAATACTTATGACAAAGATATCACCCGTCACCAGCACTGGGAGATCGTTCCTCCATTGAAAGGACCAGATGGAGTGCAGACGACAGGCGCCACGCAGAGCGTAGGTGAGTTTGAGTTTGCCATCACGAACAAAGCGACAGAAGCACAGCAGATTGCCGCCATCAAAATTGTAGACTACATGTTCAGTGAAGAAGGTGCTCTGTACGCGGAGTATGGACCAACTGAAGGCAAGGGCTGGAAGAAGGCAGATGCCGATGAGAAAAACATCAATGGCGAGCCGGCCAAATACAGCTACTACAACCTGCCTGAGCGTGATCCAAACGTTGTTGTGAACGAGAGTTGGTCACAGATCGGAGCACATGACTTGTCCAACACGTTCCGTAATCTGTTTGCGGAAGGACAGAATCCTTTAGAAGCAGAGGGTTATGGTACACGTCTGGCTCAAGCTACCAATGTGTATGAACCTTATGCACCCAAAGAAGTATACCCTGCGAACGTGTTTATCCGTCCGGAGGATACGGAATCAGCTGCACAACTGACTACGGCCATCAAGGATTATGTGCAGACGAATATGGCACAGTTCATTATTGGCAGCAAGAGCATTGATAAGGAATGGGATTCGTATGTCAAAGGCTTTGATGGTCTCGGACTGAGTAATTACCTTGAGATCTACCAGCGTGCCATTGAGAAGAATCAATAA
- a CDS encoding helix-turn-helix domain-containing protein — protein sequence MNNNWFRRLLLSYLPVFFIVTTILFFIFFQVFNEQNRREALKANEFLASQVTQYLDNSLRSIDFKVLREILTNPNLKNYFSVSGSDDVYAGIQAVQVVDELKIEYPLIDSIYLVRYGDGTVFSNGKAVPIEEFPDADFIADSRSRDEQKWAGARAFRAFPSQATEQVITIVRSVGNGKGLVVTNVDLSTLRKSIMQMYDPEFTFVNIFNRSGGNLWDSSMSEGVTASTKTTSGEVFSEFTSSYSGWKVQTGLNNGKIVKWTLQFYNIWFAFAVVVVLIGVVWVIYVTRRNYKPIQQIVTLIQTVSSQKQSGLNYGKENEFRFIHTTLERMIDQTRQYQEEHEENLILQKKMFFQELLEGTRDFTSSEVTAEMKKFKLPELEHRWAVMVVEMDRYDAFVTEYHDQDQSLLKFVLSSILQESARHEGTEVWAEWISDQRLYAILWIPEMEQAEETEHRLLAGYLDRIDQYLNFTVTIGVGRVAVDIRGLRASLKEAVHALEYKAVLGMNRIIPCSDVPNSTNDVYEFLKTISLLVQAMRLSDDVWEKHFERLFEQISKSVLSRQEIMNTIQLLFQHYNREFAELPREYQESWAAIFTPLLPRLEGWETLNDLRELCWEGFRELALQMQTLHCSRKHRSNILEIRKYIEEHYNNPDLSLNYLSDLFDINPKYLSKLFKDEIGEKFVDLLISHRIEKAKLLMQETDKAIQEISEEVGYTNYNSFNRAFKNVVGVAPSDYRKAM from the coding sequence ATGAACAACAATTGGTTTAGGCGTTTGCTGTTATCGTATCTGCCTGTTTTCTTTATTGTGACGACCATTCTATTCTTTATTTTCTTTCAAGTATTCAATGAACAGAACCGTAGAGAAGCGCTCAAGGCCAATGAATTTCTGGCCTCTCAGGTCACGCAATATTTGGACAACTCCCTGCGTTCCATCGACTTCAAGGTACTGCGTGAGATTTTGACCAACCCTAACTTGAAGAATTATTTCTCGGTATCTGGCAGCGATGATGTGTATGCCGGCATTCAGGCGGTCCAGGTGGTTGATGAATTGAAAATAGAGTATCCGCTGATTGATTCAATTTATCTCGTTCGATACGGGGATGGCACGGTCTTCAGTAACGGGAAGGCTGTTCCGATTGAAGAGTTCCCGGATGCAGACTTTATTGCAGATAGCCGGTCAAGGGATGAACAGAAGTGGGCAGGGGCACGAGCGTTCCGAGCTTTTCCTTCGCAAGCGACGGAGCAGGTGATTACGATTGTGCGAAGTGTAGGAAACGGCAAAGGACTTGTGGTGACAAATGTGGACCTGAGTACCCTGAGGAAATCCATTATGCAGATGTATGATCCGGAATTTACGTTTGTGAACATCTTCAACCGTTCGGGCGGCAACCTGTGGGATAGTAGCATGTCAGAAGGGGTTACAGCTTCTACGAAAACCACGTCGGGAGAAGTCTTCTCCGAATTTACGTCGAGTTATAGTGGTTGGAAGGTGCAGACAGGTCTCAACAATGGAAAAATCGTCAAATGGACGCTGCAATTTTATAATATCTGGTTTGCCTTTGCTGTAGTGGTTGTGTTGATTGGTGTGGTGTGGGTGATCTATGTTACCCGCAGAAACTACAAGCCGATTCAGCAAATTGTCACGTTAATTCAGACCGTCTCTTCGCAGAAGCAATCGGGGCTGAACTATGGCAAAGAGAATGAGTTCCGATTCATCCATACCACGCTGGAACGCATGATTGATCAGACGAGACAATATCAGGAGGAGCATGAAGAGAATCTGATTTTGCAGAAAAAAATGTTCTTTCAGGAGTTGCTTGAGGGCACGCGAGACTTTACGAGCAGCGAGGTGACAGCAGAGATGAAGAAGTTCAAACTACCTGAGCTGGAGCATCGTTGGGCCGTCATGGTAGTTGAAATGGATCGGTATGATGCATTTGTGACGGAGTATCATGATCAGGACCAATCCCTCTTGAAATTTGTGTTATCCAGTATCCTGCAGGAGAGTGCACGTCATGAAGGAACGGAAGTATGGGCTGAATGGATCTCCGATCAGCGTCTGTACGCCATCCTCTGGATTCCGGAAATGGAACAGGCCGAGGAGACTGAGCATCGATTGCTCGCTGGTTATCTGGACAGAATCGATCAGTATCTGAACTTCACCGTGACCATCGGTGTTGGTCGGGTTGCTGTTGATATTCGGGGACTGAGAGCTTCATTAAAAGAAGCTGTGCACGCGCTGGAGTATAAGGCTGTACTGGGCATGAATCGCATCATTCCGTGTAGCGATGTACCGAATTCGACCAATGATGTGTATGAGTTCCTGAAGACCATCTCACTGCTTGTGCAGGCGATGCGCTTGTCGGACGATGTCTGGGAAAAACATTTTGAAAGACTGTTTGAACAGATTAGTAAGTCCGTTCTGTCCCGTCAGGAGATTATGAATACGATCCAATTGTTATTTCAACATTACAATCGGGAATTCGCCGAACTTCCACGGGAGTACCAGGAGTCATGGGCTGCTATATTCACTCCACTGCTTCCGAGGCTTGAGGGCTGGGAGACGTTAAATGACCTGCGTGAGCTGTGCTGGGAAGGGTTCAGAGAACTGGCGCTGCAGATGCAGACGCTGCATTGTTCCCGAAAACACAGATCAAATATTCTGGAGATTCGCAAATACATCGAAGAGCATTACAACAATCCAGATCTGTCACTGAACTACCTTAGTGATCTATTCGATATTAATCCGAAGTATCTGAGCAAGCTTTTCAAGGATGAGATTGGGGAGAAGTTCGTGGATCTGCTCATTAGTCATCGTATCGAAAAAGCCAAGCTGCTCATGCAGGAGACAGATAAGGCTATTCAGGAGATCAGTGAGGAAGTGGGATACACGAACTATAATTCCTTCAACCGGGCTTTCAAGAACGTGGTGGGTGTGGCACCAAGTGACTACCGCAAAGCCATGTGA
- a CDS encoding glycoside hydrolase family 3 N-terminal domain-containing protein translates to MDYKDASLPIHERVQDLIGRMTTAEKIGQLIQPMGWMTYDKAADGTVRVTEEFKADMEQGGVGSLYGVLRADPWTEVTLETGLTPRQGAVATNVIQQYAMEHSRLGIPILFGEECSHGHMAIGATVFPVPLTVGSTWNMELYRRMCEAIAVETRSQGGAATYSPVLDVVRDPRWGRTEECFAEDPYLIGEFAVEAVKGLQGERLDSNQTIVATLKHFAAYGSSEGGRNAAPVHMGLRELHEIDLLPFKKAVEAGACSVMTAYNEIDGVPCTSSTYLLNDLLREQWGFDGFVITDFGAIQMLVHGHNTAENGEQAVAQSLQAGVDMEMSGYMYRKHLGQALEQGLIEEKDLDLAVWRVLEMKFRLGLFEQPFVDPDFAEQVIGCEDHIQVAREVAQEGIVLLKNEGNTLPLAKTGPKLAVIGPNANHIYNQLGDYTSPQPREQIVTVLDGITRKLGADSGQVLYAPGCRIKGDSREGFAQALACAEQAGAIVMVMGGSSARDFGEGTIDLRTGASVVTDDPWNDMECGEGIDRASLNLMGVQLELVQEVHKLGKPVIVVYINGRPIAEPWIDEHVHAIVEAWYPGQEGGNAIADILFGDVNPSGRLTVSIPKHVGQLPVYYHAKRTRGKRYLEMDLAPQYPFGYGLSYTEFKYENVRVMPEIIGPDDEAQVMVEVTNTGAVAGSEVVQLYITDVSASVTRAEMSLKGFRKIHLKPGQTQTVTFPVQKEHLALIDSRLQSVVEPGEFRLMVGRNSMDWTACSLHIQKVGVEV, encoded by the coding sequence ATGGACTATAAAGATGCTTCGCTTCCCATTCATGAACGGGTTCAGGATCTAATCGGACGAATGACAACGGCAGAGAAGATCGGACAACTCATTCAGCCGATGGGCTGGATGACGTATGATAAAGCAGCTGATGGTACAGTACGGGTGACGGAAGAGTTCAAAGCGGACATGGAACAGGGCGGTGTCGGTTCTCTGTACGGTGTGCTTCGGGCCGATCCATGGACTGAAGTGACGCTGGAAACGGGGCTTACCCCACGGCAGGGAGCCGTTGCCACGAATGTCATTCAGCAATATGCCATGGAGCATTCTCGGCTGGGCATTCCCATTTTGTTCGGAGAAGAGTGCTCCCACGGGCACATGGCGATTGGAGCGACAGTATTTCCCGTACCGTTAACGGTGGGCAGCACGTGGAATATGGAGTTATACCGCAGGATGTGTGAAGCCATCGCTGTGGAAACCCGGAGCCAGGGGGGAGCGGCAACGTATTCCCCGGTGCTTGATGTCGTACGTGACCCAAGATGGGGACGGACAGAAGAATGTTTTGCCGAAGATCCTTACTTAATTGGTGAATTTGCAGTAGAAGCCGTGAAGGGACTACAGGGTGAACGCCTCGATTCCAACCAGACGATTGTCGCTACACTTAAGCATTTTGCGGCTTATGGCAGCTCGGAGGGTGGGCGTAATGCAGCTCCAGTGCATATGGGCTTACGTGAATTACATGAAATAGATCTGTTGCCGTTCAAAAAGGCAGTGGAAGCCGGGGCTTGCTCCGTGATGACCGCTTATAACGAGATTGATGGCGTACCTTGCACGTCCAGTACGTATCTGCTGAATGACCTTCTGCGCGAGCAGTGGGGTTTTGATGGGTTTGTGATTACTGATTTTGGCGCCATTCAGATGCTGGTCCATGGGCATAACACCGCCGAGAACGGGGAGCAGGCCGTGGCACAGTCACTTCAGGCAGGTGTGGACATGGAGATGTCCGGGTACATGTATCGCAAACATCTCGGTCAGGCGTTAGAGCAGGGACTGATCGAAGAGAAGGATCTGGACTTGGCTGTGTGGCGGGTGCTGGAGATGAAATTCAGACTTGGTCTGTTTGAACAACCTTTCGTAGATCCTGACTTTGCAGAACAGGTCATCGGATGTGAGGACCATATTCAGGTGGCGAGGGAAGTCGCACAGGAGGGGATTGTTTTACTGAAAAATGAAGGAAATACTCTTCCGCTTGCCAAAACAGGTCCAAAGCTAGCTGTCATTGGTCCGAACGCAAACCATATCTATAACCAGCTTGGGGACTATACCTCGCCACAACCGAGAGAGCAGATCGTCACCGTACTGGATGGCATTACGCGCAAGCTTGGCGCGGATTCGGGTCAGGTGCTGTACGCGCCTGGCTGCCGGATTAAAGGCGACTCCAGAGAGGGCTTTGCGCAAGCGCTGGCTTGTGCGGAACAGGCAGGTGCCATCGTGATGGTGATGGGCGGGTCCAGCGCCCGCGATTTTGGTGAAGGTACGATCGACTTGCGGACAGGTGCGTCTGTGGTGACCGATGATCCATGGAACGATATGGAGTGCGGTGAGGGCATTGACCGGGCGTCTTTGAATCTCATGGGTGTTCAATTGGAGCTGGTTCAGGAGGTACATAAGCTGGGGAAACCCGTTATTGTGGTGTATATTAACGGCCGCCCCATTGCTGAACCTTGGATTGATGAGCATGTCCATGCCATTGTGGAAGCGTGGTACCCCGGACAGGAAGGTGGTAACGCGATTGCGGATATTCTGTTTGGCGACGTGAATCCATCTGGTCGTCTTACCGTCTCCATTCCCAAGCATGTTGGGCAACTTCCGGTCTACTATCATGCCAAACGCACTCGTGGCAAACGGTATCTGGAGATGGATCTGGCGCCGCAGTACCCGTTTGGATATGGACTGAGCTACACCGAATTCAAATACGAGAATGTAAGAGTAATGCCAGAAATCATCGGCCCGGACGATGAAGCTCAGGTGATGGTTGAAGTCACGAATACCGGAGCGGTTGCGGGAAGCGAGGTTGTGCAGTTGTACATCACCGATGTGTCGGCTTCGGTTACGCGGGCTGAAATGTCACTTAAGGGTTTTCGTAAAATTCATCTGAAGCCAGGACAGACCCAGACCGTTACATTCCCTGTGCAAAAAGAACACCTCGCACTGATCGACTCTCGTCTCCAGTCCGTCGTAGAACCGGGTGAATTCAGGCTCATGGTTGGTCGGAATTCTATGGATTGGACCGCCTGCAGTCTGCACATTCAGAAGGTGGGGGTGGAGGTATGA